In Hyphomicrobium denitrificans ATCC 51888, the DNA window CTCGGTGCCTGCGGCGCCTGAGCATGGGCGTGCGCGCTCTGGGCTTCGTCCTCATGCGAAGCGCGCGCCAGCAAATCGCCGAGCGACCAGGATTCGCGTCCGTCCGGAGACCCTGACGGTTTGCCCCGGCCTGCACCGGGGCCCTGCTGGCTCAGCGCCGAGGTGAGTGATACCGGCGAGCGTGCGCCGGACGGCAGCTCCGGCCGGACGACATCGCGGGGCGCGTTGGCGCGCTGAGAAATCTGATTGAGCTGCTCGATGGCGCGCAGCTGATCCTGCAGGGCGCGGCGCATCGATTCCGCCGTCTCGCGGGTCGAAGCGGGAAGACGCGCGGCTTCTTCGCGGATGCGGGCCTGCTCGCGGGCGAGCGTCGCGGCGGCCTCGGCGGCGCGCTCACGCGTTTCATCGGAAGCCGACGCCAGCCGCGAGGAAAGCTCCTCGAATTCGCGCGACAGGTCCCCGGACACGCTCTGGAAGCGCGTGCGCAGATCGGCGATGGCGCGATCGCTATGGGCTTCGGTCTCGTTCTTGACGCGGTCGAGTTCGGCCATCAGCACGCGCGACTTGCTTTCGGCGCCGTCGCGCAGTTCGTCGGCGATGGCACGGGCGCGGAGTTCGATGTTCGACAGCGAGCCTTCGAGATCGGTCGAGTATCCGGCGAGCGTGCGGCCGAACTCGTCGGCCTTGCCGGAGAAGCGATCGAGCGTGCTGCTGAGTTCGGCGTGGCGCGACTGCAGCGTCGACTCGATGCGGAGATTGGCGGTGTCGAGAACGTTCGCGGCTTTCAGGATCTGTTCGCCGTGGCTTTCGAAGCGGTCGGTCACGCCATGAATTTGCGAGAACAGGTTCTCGGCGACGTTCTGGAGTGCGCCCGACTGCTTGGCGAGGCCGTCGATCGCCTTCATCGTCTGGCGGGTGATGTTCTCGCTGGTGCGGCGGACGGCGCTGATGCCGTTCATCACCGAGTCGTCGAGGTCGGCAGCCTGGCGCGAAATCGTTTCGCGGAACGAATGCGCATGAAGCTCGAGAGCGTTGGTCAGCAGCGACGCCTTCTCGCTGACGGCAGTGTCGATGGCCGTCGTCGAGCGCATGATCTGATCGTCGAACAGCTCGAGGCGCTTCGAGAAGGCTTCGTCGAGCGAGCGCGTCCGTTCGACGAGCTGGATATCGAGCGCTTGAGCCCGGTTCGACAGCGTCGTGTCGAGCGCGCGCGCGTATTCCTCGAATACGGTCTGCAGGTTCTCGGTGCGGTTGCCGAGCGTCGTGTCGAGGGTCTGCATGTAGCCGTCGAACGTCAGACGCATCTGCTCGGTTCGCGCGCCGAGCGCCGTTGCGAAGGCTGCGGTGTAGTCTTCGAGAACGGTCTGAAGCTGCTGTGTCCGTGCGCCGACCGTGCCTTCGAAGCGGCCGGTCGCGGTCGCGAGCGAGCCTTCGAGATTGGCGAGGTTTTCGCCGGCGCCGGAGATGATCTGCGAGAGTGTCACCTGCTGCGTCGAAAGCTTTTCGATCAGCATCGGGATTTCGGTGCCGAGAGTCCTCAGCGTATCGGTGACGCTGGTCGAGGTATCGACGAGGGCGTGGCGTTCGCCGCTCAGCTCCTTGATCAAGTCGCGGATGCGCTGCTCGTTCTGCTCGTAGGAGCGTTCGAGTTCGGCGATCTGGTTGTGAACGAGCGCCTCGAGTTCGCCCGCACGGCCAAGGGCGCGCGAGACGGCGTCGTTCATGAAGGAGACTTGCCGGCGCACGGCCTGGCCGAGGCTCGCGATCGATTGTTCGGCGGTGCGGTCGGGCTCGGCGAGGCGGATCGCGACTTCGCTCATCGTGGAGGATTTGAGCGCCAGCGAGGCGACGTGCCAGCTCAGCAACGCGAGCAGCCAGATGATGCCGATCGGGGCGACGATCGCAGTCGCGGTATAGAACGTCGTCGGCTGCACCAGGAGCGTCGCGAGCGAAGCGCCTTCCTGCCACTGCGGCGCGAGCGTCAAGGCGCCGATCGCGAGCCCGCCGATGGCCCAGACGATGCTGCCGATGGTGGCGAGGCGAAAAACCTTGCTCGAGGGTTTCTGCTCGAGCGCGTAGATCAGACCGCCGATGCTCGGCACATCGTCGTTAGCGGCGATCTTACCGCGAACCGGGCCTGCGGGACGGCGGCGCGCGACGCGCCGGGCCGGTGCCTCTTCCACTACCGGCGCAGGCTTTTCAGGCTTCGGCTGATCGGACGGCGAAAGCCCACCCAACAGAGGCGGAGGCAGAGCCAGTGCGGGCATTGATGTGGAAGGCGGAGGTGTTGACGGTTCGTCGGTTGCTGCCGGCTGGCCAAGCGTCGGCTCGACCGGCGTCGCCGTTGCAGGCGCCCTCCCGGCGATAGCCATCAGCTTCGCAATCTGATCTTGCGACATTGCGCAACGCCCCCCACTCGAACCGGCAACCGCTAACGATACCCCGTGCGCCCGGGGCAGCCGGAAACTCTCTTTGCACACTATCGGACTTTATATGCGTCCGCAAAACACAAAGACATATCCTTTGATAAGAAATGCCTATGCATCACTGGCACTTAGCAGCCTACAGCGACGTTTGCGGCTGGATTACGGCGAAACCCAAAACGTAACCATGCAGCCGACCACGTGACGCGCCTGGACAAGCTTTCCTAAGTAATCCCTACCGAGACACTTCGAAATAGACACTTCAACTTTACCCAGAGTTATTCCGCATTTGCCACAATTACTAGAAGACCAAACCTCGCCGCGCGGGGAAGAAGTCGCGATCTGGGGAGATGGAATGCATAGAGCGCCAAGCCCGACAACCGGGCCGGAAGCCGTTCCGGCGTTCGTCGAGGCCGATGCAAGACCGTCCGAACCGGTCGATTTCCAGCACCTTCGCCGTTACACCTTCGGCGATCAGGCGCTGGAGAAGGAAATCCTCACCCTGTTCCTGGGACAGCTGCCTGAGACGATCGCCACGCTGCGGTCCGCAACCAGCCAGAAAGAGTGGAAAGTGGCGGCCCATACGCTCAAGGGCTCCTGCCGGGCGGTCGGGGCGTTCCGGCTCGGCGACATCGCCCAGGAGGCTGAAAGACTGGACTTTGGTGCCGTGTCCGAGGCCTGCGCGGACGCAATTCTCAGCATCGAGAGCGGTGCGGCCGAAGCCGGCGCGTTTATTCGCAGCACCTACGAAATCACCTGACCAGCCGGTTCTTTAGCCGGTCCCTCTGCCGCCCTAAAGCATGCATGGCCGAGCGTTTGGCTTGAAATGCCGCAACGGTGCCTCTAAGTGTGCGCGCTATCGTAACTTCCAAATCAGCAGTGACATGCAAGCCCCCCCTTTAGGGATTGCGAAATAGCGACAGGACGCGCACGGACCCATGACGAAGATCACGTTCATCCAGCCAGACGGCGAAGGCCAGACGGTGGAAGTGGAAAACGGACTGACTGTCATGGAAGCCGCCAAGCTGAACGACGTCGCCGGTATCGAGGCGGAATGCGGCGGGGCATGCGCCTGCGCAACTTGCCATGTCTATGTCGACAAAGCCTGGCGTGAGAAAGCCGGCAAGCCGTCGGAAATGGAAGAGGACATGCTCGATTTCGCCTTCGACGTGCGCGAGGAGAGCCGACTGTCCTGCCAGATCAAAATCAGCGACGCGCTGGACGGGCTGATCGTTCGCGTCCCCGAGAAGCAGTTCTGACAACACTTACGCATTGGGCATTCGAATGACCGTGACCGCACCGGCGCAAG includes these proteins:
- a CDS encoding apolipoprotein A1/A4/E domain-containing protein — its product is MSQDQIAKLMAIAGRAPATATPVEPTLGQPAATDEPSTPPPSTSMPALALPPPLLGGLSPSDQPKPEKPAPVVEEAPARRVARRRPAGPVRGKIAANDDVPSIGGLIYALEQKPSSKVFRLATIGSIVWAIGGLAIGALTLAPQWQEGASLATLLVQPTTFYTATAIVAPIGIIWLLALLSWHVASLALKSSTMSEVAIRLAEPDRTAEQSIASLGQAVRRQVSFMNDAVSRALGRAGELEALVHNQIAELERSYEQNEQRIRDLIKELSGERHALVDTSTSVTDTLRTLGTEIPMLIEKLSTQQVTLSQIISGAGENLANLEGSLATATGRFEGTVGARTQQLQTVLEDYTAAFATALGARTEQMRLTFDGYMQTLDTTLGNRTENLQTVFEEYARALDTTLSNRAQALDIQLVERTRSLDEAFSKRLELFDDQIMRSTTAIDTAVSEKASLLTNALELHAHSFRETISRQAADLDDSVMNGISAVRRTSENITRQTMKAIDGLAKQSGALQNVAENLFSQIHGVTDRFESHGEQILKAANVLDTANLRIESTLQSRHAELSSTLDRFSGKADEFGRTLAGYSTDLEGSLSNIELRARAIADELRDGAESKSRVLMAELDRVKNETEAHSDRAIADLRTRFQSVSGDLSREFEELSSRLASASDETRERAAEAAATLAREQARIREEAARLPASTRETAESMRRALQDQLRAIEQLNQISQRANAPRDVVRPELPSGARSPVSLTSALSQQGPGAGRGKPSGSPDGRESWSLGDLLARASHEDEAQSAHAHAQAPQAPSAPPPPTASPARLDIATIARALDPSTASAIWGRIRAGQRNVLVRSIYAPEARALFDQITNRVRVDRDLEQSIFRYLTDFERIIKDAEARDPSGRAAQNHLVSDTGRVYLFLAHAAGRIR
- a CDS encoding Hpt domain-containing protein, whose protein sequence is MHRAPSPTTGPEAVPAFVEADARPSEPVDFQHLRRYTFGDQALEKEILTLFLGQLPETIATLRSATSQKEWKVAAHTLKGSCRAVGAFRLGDIAQEAERLDFGAVSEACADAILSIESGAAEAGAFIRSTYEIT
- a CDS encoding 2Fe-2S iron-sulfur cluster-binding protein, with translation MTKITFIQPDGEGQTVEVENGLTVMEAAKLNDVAGIEAECGGACACATCHVYVDKAWREKAGKPSEMEEDMLDFAFDVREESRLSCQIKISDALDGLIVRVPEKQF